Proteins from one Blattabacterium sp. (Blattella germanica) str. Bge genomic window:
- a CDS encoding aldehyde dehydrogenase family protein produces the protein MFQTINPVDHNILKTYYFLSEKDIRTKLSIAHQAYKKWKNFSLDSKVQCLTKLYFCMQKTIDVLSYSITQEMGKPITQSRLEVKKSINLCKYYCQQKESIFFQKISTEYEKSYVRFESIGAILGIMPWNYPIWQAIRSTIPNLLLGNVLLIKPALNTVECSIILEKIFLESGFPEGVFQILLIDISQIESVIKNTVVQGVTLTGSSFSGSIIGSLSGKYIKKSVLELGGNDAFVVMKDVEDLKKTAKLATESRLNNTGQTCISAKRFIVDKSIVDDFIDLVIQEMKKYHRGDLYNESTKIGYISRSDLSEKLYQQYKDIIFSGGRICLKTNKDGNFFSPSLLKVEKDNSIVKREEIFGPIGIVSVFSKEVDIPDIVNNTNYGLGASIWTKDLEKAEKLSNKIDTGMVFINDVVKSDVRIPFGGVKKSGYGRELSTLSIKEFSNWKTVIIKKS, from the coding sequence ATGTTTCAAACTATTAATCCTGTAGATCATAACATTTTAAAAACTTATTATTTTCTATCTGAAAAGGATATTAGAACTAAATTATCTATAGCTCATCAGGCATACAAAAAATGGAAAAATTTTTCTTTGGATTCTAAAGTTCAATGTTTAACAAAATTATATTTCTGCATGCAGAAAACTATAGATGTTTTATCGTATTCTATAACCCAAGAAATGGGAAAACCTATCACTCAGTCTCGTTTAGAAGTGAAGAAAAGCATAAATTTATGTAAATATTATTGTCAACAAAAAGAATCCATTTTTTTTCAAAAAATATCTACTGAATATGAAAAATCTTATGTAAGATTTGAATCTATCGGCGCTATATTAGGAATCATGCCTTGGAATTATCCTATTTGGCAAGCCATAAGATCTACGATCCCTAATTTATTATTAGGAAATGTCCTTCTTATTAAACCAGCTTTAAATACAGTAGAATGTTCTATTATTTTAGAAAAAATATTTTTAGAGTCCGGCTTTCCAGAAGGTGTTTTTCAAATTTTGTTAATAGATATCTCTCAAATAGAATCAGTTATAAAAAATACGGTGGTACAAGGAGTAACATTGACGGGAAGTTCTTTTTCTGGAAGTATTATAGGATCATTGTCCGGTAAATATATTAAAAAATCTGTTTTAGAATTAGGAGGTAACGATGCTTTTGTAGTTATGAAAGATGTTGAAGATCTAAAAAAAACGGCAAAATTGGCTACGGAATCACGATTAAATAATACAGGACAAACATGTATTTCAGCAAAACGGTTTATTGTAGATAAATCTATAGTGGATGATTTTATAGATCTAGTAATCCAAGAAATGAAAAAATATCATAGAGGAGATTTATATAATGAATCAACTAAGATAGGTTATATATCCCGTTCTGACTTATCTGAAAAATTATATCAGCAATATAAGGATATCATATTCAGCGGAGGAAGAATTTGTTTAAAAACTAATAAAGATGGAAATTTTTTTTCTCCCTCTTTATTGAAGGTTGAAAAAGATAATTCTATAGTGAAAAGAGAAGAAATATTTGGACCAATAGGAATTGTTTCTGTTTTTTCTAAAGAAGTAGATATTCCTGATATTGTAAATAACACAAATTATGGATTAGGAGCATCTATTTGGACAAAAGATTTAGAAAAGGCAGAAAAATTGTCCAATAAAATTGATACAGGAATGGTATTTATTAATGATGTTGTAAAATCAGATGTACGTATTCCTTTTGGAGGAGTTAAAAAATCTGGATATGGGAGAGAACTATCTACTTTATCTATAAAGGAATTTTCCAATTGGAAAACAGTGATTATAAAAAAATCATAA
- the asnS gene encoding asparagine--tRNA ligase, giving the protein MIKKYSIKELLDKGKFFINKKVLVEGWIRSFRYSIFITLNDGSTIRNLQIILSKKLEKEIQKKITIGSSIQVIGIITESIGKKQSIELQSLEITIYGSVDPSILQKSILQPKRHSFEKLRKQAHLRFRTNIFSCIMRIRHHMAFCIHQYFHENGFFYLHTPIITTSNCEGSGKMFQITTMDLKENSIDYTKDFFKCKTYLSVSGQLEAETAALGLGKVYTFGPVFRAENSNTSRHLSEFWMIEPEIAFFHLEENINLAEDFLKFIIRNVLDKNMEDLLFLNEFLKKWRKKEKEHLLDKLELILKFSFKRISYTEAVKILIQEEKKQNIKFFHPVVWGMDLQSEHEQYLVNKYKIPVIVFDYPSCIKAFYMRINNDGKTVRAMDILFPEIGEVIGGSQREERYEILLQRIKDTNTDKNKLWWYLDTRRFGSVPHSGFGLGFDRLVQFITGMNNIRDVIPFPRTPNNAEF; this is encoded by the coding sequence ATGATAAAAAAATATTCAATTAAAGAATTATTAGATAAAGGAAAATTTTTTATAAACAAAAAAGTATTGGTAGAAGGTTGGATTCGTTCTTTTCGTTATTCTATTTTTATCACTTTAAATGATGGATCTACAATTAGAAATCTACAAATTATTTTATCCAAAAAATTGGAAAAAGAAATTCAAAAAAAAATAACAATTGGAAGTTCAATTCAAGTAATAGGAATCATAACAGAAAGTATTGGAAAAAAACAATCTATAGAACTGCAGTCTTTAGAGATTACCATATATGGATCTGTAGATCCGTCTATTCTTCAAAAATCTATTTTGCAACCTAAAAGGCATAGTTTTGAAAAACTTCGTAAACAGGCTCATTTACGTTTTAGAACAAATATTTTCAGCTGTATTATGCGAATTCGTCATCATATGGCTTTTTGTATACATCAATATTTCCATGAAAATGGATTTTTTTACCTTCATACTCCAATAATTACGACTTCTAATTGTGAAGGAAGTGGAAAAATGTTTCAAATTACTACCATGGATTTAAAAGAAAATTCAATAGATTATACAAAAGATTTTTTTAAATGTAAAACTTATTTAAGTGTATCTGGACAATTAGAAGCAGAAACAGCTGCTTTAGGATTAGGAAAAGTGTATACATTTGGGCCTGTATTTCGTGCAGAAAATTCCAACACTTCACGGCATTTATCCGAATTTTGGATGATAGAACCAGAAATTGCTTTTTTTCATCTAGAAGAAAATATAAATTTAGCTGAAGATTTTTTAAAATTTATTATCAGAAACGTTCTTGATAAGAACATGGAAGATTTATTATTTTTAAATGAATTTTTAAAAAAATGGAGAAAAAAGGAAAAAGAACACCTTTTGGATAAATTAGAGCTTATATTAAAATTTTCATTCAAAAGAATCAGTTATACAGAAGCTGTAAAAATTCTTATTCAAGAAGAAAAAAAACAAAATATAAAATTTTTTCATCCAGTTGTTTGGGGAATGGATTTGCAATCGGAACATGAACAATATTTGGTCAATAAATATAAAATTCCTGTTATTGTATTCGATTATCCTTCTTGTATTAAAGCTTTTTATATGCGAATTAATAACGATGGAAAAACAGTTAGAGCTATGGATATTTTATTTCCAGAAATAGGAGAGGTAATTGGTGGTTCTCAAAGAGAAGAACGTTATGAAATATTATTACAACGCATAAAAGATACAAACACGGATAAAAACAAACTTTGGTGGTATTTAGATACACGTCGTTTTGGTTCTGTTCCTCACAGTGGATTTGGGTTAGGTTTTGATCGTTTAGTTCAGTTTATCACAGGAATGAATAATATTCGTGATGTAATTCCATTTCCAAGAACTCCAAATAATGCAGAGTTTTAA
- the frr gene encoding ribosome recycling factor, which translates to MDELNDIFFSCKKDMEKILKQLKEEIHRIRLGSKSVASILEKIKIKCYGSSFLLIEVANITVVDNMNITIHPWDRSIVSYIDKAIIDANLGFMPTNKGESIHIHLPIITEEGRKNLMKKIKSQTEHAKILIRNVRKKNNQHIKKLKISEDFSKSGENRIQKITSEYIHQIDDFFLYKEKEILRI; encoded by the coding sequence ATGGATGAATTAAACGATATTTTTTTTTCTTGTAAAAAAGATATGGAAAAAATTTTGAAACAACTAAAAGAAGAAATTCATCGTATACGATTAGGTAGCAAATCTGTAGCTTCCATTTTGGAAAAAATAAAAATAAAGTGTTATGGAAGTTCTTTCCTTCTTATAGAAGTAGCAAATATTACTGTTGTAGATAACATGAATATTACTATACATCCTTGGGATCGTTCCATTGTTTCATATATAGACAAAGCGATTATAGATGCAAATCTAGGTTTTATGCCCACCAACAAAGGAGAATCTATTCATATACATTTACCCATTATTACAGAAGAAGGTAGAAAAAATTTGATGAAAAAAATTAAATCACAAACAGAACACGCAAAAATACTTATAAGAAATGTGCGAAAAAAAAACAATCAACATATAAAAAAATTAAAAATATCTGAAGATTTTTCTAAATCGGGAGAAAATCGAATCCAAAAAATAACAAGTGAATATATACATCAAATAGATGATTTTTTCCTTTATAAAGAAAAAGAAATACTGAGAATATAA
- the rpoN gene encoding RNA polymerase factor sigma-54: protein MLKQQLSQKGQHKLSPQQIKLMKLVQLSTLDFEQKVKQELEENPALEEENSTCSDLELEEEYSESEVSENDHDFDLLEDKNESIDIFEFDEYLNDDEIEDFKKNVNHQNYGVKKQIPIISGISFQEYLKNQLHTFRLNEKDLLIADFILGNIDDNGYIKRKIPAIVDDILLILGISVSAEKIEQLILNYIQKLDPVGVGSRNLQECLLIQLEKKKMTQEVILAKKIIQYNFEFFIKKHYQKLQKKLGITKKNLRKSIYQIERLNPKPGKIYSENAKNLNHIIPDFTICILDNELELSLNQKNTPELKVSSVYLDMLKSYTQEKKLKNNEETIIFLKQKIDSAKWFVDAIKKRQNTLMLTMNAIMDYQKEYFLTGDPVKIKPMILKNISQKIGVGISTVSRVANSKYVNTPYGTFLIKSFFSEKMKNKKGEDISSIEIKKLLGESIAQENKKKPLTDEKLSKILKKKGYLVARRTVAKYRDQMHIPVARMRKHL, encoded by the coding sequence ATGTTAAAACAGCAATTATCACAAAAAGGACAACACAAACTTTCTCCACAACAAATTAAACTAATGAAATTAGTTCAATTATCTACTTTAGATTTTGAACAAAAAGTGAAACAAGAATTGGAAGAAAATCCCGCATTAGAAGAAGAAAATTCTACTTGTTCTGATTTAGAATTAGAAGAAGAATATTCAGAATCAGAAGTATCAGAAAATGATCATGATTTTGATCTTTTGGAAGATAAAAATGAATCCATAGATATTTTTGAATTTGATGAATATTTAAATGATGATGAAATTGAAGATTTTAAAAAAAATGTTAATCATCAAAATTACGGTGTAAAAAAACAGATTCCTATTATTTCTGGAATTTCTTTTCAAGAATATTTAAAAAATCAATTACATACTTTTCGTTTAAACGAAAAAGATCTGTTAATAGCAGATTTTATATTAGGAAATATAGATGATAACGGTTATATCAAAAGAAAGATTCCAGCGATAGTAGATGATATTCTTTTAATACTTGGAATATCAGTCTCTGCAGAAAAAATAGAACAATTAATTTTAAACTATATACAAAAATTAGATCCTGTAGGAGTAGGATCCAGAAATTTACAAGAATGTCTACTTATTCAATTAGAAAAAAAAAAAATGACTCAAGAAGTCATTTTAGCCAAAAAAATTATACAATACAATTTTGAATTTTTTATCAAAAAACATTATCAAAAACTGCAAAAAAAATTAGGAATAACAAAAAAAAATTTACGAAAATCTATTTATCAAATAGAAAGATTAAATCCCAAACCAGGAAAAATTTATTCTGAAAATGCAAAAAATTTAAATCATATCATTCCAGATTTCACTATTTGTATTTTAGATAATGAACTAGAACTCTCTTTAAATCAAAAAAATACACCAGAACTAAAGGTTTCTTCTGTATATTTAGATATGTTAAAATCTTATACACAAGAAAAAAAATTGAAAAATAATGAGGAAACCATTATTTTTTTAAAGCAAAAAATAGATTCAGCAAAATGGTTTGTAGATGCAATCAAAAAACGTCAAAATACATTGATGTTAACAATGAATGCCATTATGGATTATCAAAAAGAATATTTTTTAACTGGAGATCCAGTTAAAATAAAACCTATGATATTAAAAAATATTTCACAAAAAATTGGTGTAGGTATTTCTACAGTTTCTCGTGTAGCTAATAGTAAATATGTCAATACTCCATATGGAACTTTTTTGATTAAAAGTTTTTTTTCTGAGAAAATGAAAAATAAAAAAGGAGAAGATATCTCCTCTATTGAAATCAAAAAACTGTTAGGAGAATCTATTGCTCAGGAAAATAAAAAAAAACCTCTTACCGATGAAAAATTATCTAAAATACTCAAAAAAAAAGGCTACTTAGTAGCTAGAAGAACGGTAGCTAAATATAGAGATCAAATGCATATTCCTGTTGCAAGGATGCGAAAACATTTATGA